The Microcoleus sp. bin38.metabat.b11b12b14.051 genome segment GCTATTGCCACCGGCATAGCAAGTGCAGCAGTAATTGCAGTTGCCCTCAATCGAACCCGCGCCAGTCTGGGATTGCGGCAAGCCCCAATCATGGGATTAACTACAGCTTTCGTGTTTGCAGCCCAGATGATCAACTTTCCCGTAGCCGGCGGCACCAGCGGGCACTTGTTGGGAGGCGCGCTGGCATCCGTGGTTTTGGGGAACCCTTGGGCGGCAACTTTGGCAATGAGTACGGTTTTCATAATTCAAAGCATCTTGTTTGCCGATGGAGGGATCACAGCCCTGGGTGCGAATATTTTTAACATGGGGCTAGTTGGGATTTGGGTTGGCTGGTGGTTGTTACAGCCGTTACAGCAACTGTTGGGAGGTTCCCGAAATCGTTTGCCCCTAGCTGCGGGCATCGCTGCCGCCCTTAGCGTCGTTGCTGCTTCGGTTTGTTGTGCGATCGAACTCGCAATTTCTGGTACAGTACCGCTGAATATTGCATTGCCCGCAATGGTAGGCGTACATATTTTAATTGGCATTGGCGAAGGGGTAATTACAGGCGGAGTTTTAACTTATCTCGTCAAAGTGCGGCCGGATTTACTGCCGGGAGAAAAGCCACAATTGCAGAAATGGCTAGCACCAGTAGTGGGAGTATTATTAATCTCCGGCGTGCTTTCCCTGTTCGCTTCTAGTTGGCCTGATGGGTTAGATTCGGTAGCCGAAAAATATGGCTTTAAAGATAAAGAATCTGCGGCAATCGAAAACCCTACTCCTTTAGCAGATTACAAAGTTAAAGGATTAGAAGAACAGCCTATCGGTACTAGCATTGCCGGACTTTTAGGCTCAGCCGTCAGCTTCGGCGCGGCCTTTGGTATTGCTCAATTGGTAAAACCGAAAGATGTCTAAACTCTCCATACCTTTTCGACTGCGGCTGTCTTTGACAATTGTCATCGGCATTGGTTTTATGAAGACTGGGGCTTGGCTGTGGCTGGGGATTTATGGAGCGATCGCACTTTTGTGGTCATTTTGGCTCAGAGCTCCGCTGCGAACCCTAGCGCAACTGTTGGGAGCAGAATTGCTATTTCTATCCTTATTAGTGCTGCCCCAAGGTTGGGAACGAGCGAGTTTTCTGTTGCTACGTTCCCTAATTTGCCTGCTAATTATGAACAGTTTTCTATTAACTTTACCACCTCATAGTTTCGGAATTGCGCTCAAAGGATTGCCGTTACCAGCAGGCTTGCAAGAGATTGTACTTTTAGCCGGACAATACTTAGAAATTCTGCTAGCAGAAGTCAATCGCATGAAAAGATCCGCCCAACTCCGAGGCTTATCTGGTACGGGAGGATGGCTGCGCTATGCCAGTGCTTCCATGATCGGAGCGCTTTATTTGCGAAGTCTCGATCGCGCCGAAAGAGTCCACGCAGCCATGATGATTCGTGGCTATCAAGGAAGTTTGCCGACTGACTCAAAATCCACGCCAAAAGAGCGACTCTGGGTGACACTCGCGATTTTAACCGCAGCCGGATTAACAATAGCTTCTTACAGTAATTGGGCCTAGGGCATAGGGCATAGGAAATTGATTAATTCATGCCTCTATCTTTTTCCTTCTCCCCTCCCCTCTCTGCGCCCTCTGCGCCCTCTGCGGTTAAAAACTCTTAATCCAAAAATCGAGGCAAAAAAATTGACTGATCTCAAAGTGACCACAACAATTGAAGTGCAGGACTTAGTATTCGGATACCCGCAGCAAAAACCTGTGTTGCAAGGAATTTCATTCACCTTAAAACCGGGAGAAAGAGTTGCTTTACTCGGTTTAACTGGTGCTGGGAAAAGCACTTTGCTAGAAAACTTGATCGGATTGAAAATGCCACAATCTGGCGAGGTAAGAGTGCAGGGAACCAAGCTGGAACAGGCGACTTTATCGCAAGCGCGGAGGCAAATTGGATTTTGCTTTCAAGATGCGAACGATCAGCTATTTATGCCGACTATTTTGGAGGATGTGATGTTCGGGCCACGCAATTATGGAGTACCGCTGGGCGTGGCGCGCGATCGAGCTTTAGCTTTATTAGACGAATTCGGTTTAGTCGAATTTGCCAACCGTTCCGCCCACGAACTGTCTGGGGGTCAAAGAAGGTTAGCAGCATTAGCCGCAATTTTAGCATTAGAGCCTGCCATTTTAATCTTAGACGAGCCGACCAACGGACTAGACCCCTCCTGGCGCCGTCATTTGGCTAAGGTTTTGTCGCAATTGCCGATCGAGGTAATTTTGATCGCGTCTCACGATTTAAACTGGATTGGGAAAACGACTCAAAGGGCGTTAATTTTGGCTGATGGTCAGATTCGGGTGGATGAACAAACTCAAGAATTGCTGAAAGATAAATCCACTCTTGAGCATTACAATTTGCCGCCAGATTGGTAATTAGTCATTGGTTTGTAGTGAGGACTTTAGTCCTTTCTTTGATGCGGACTAAAGTCCTCACTACGAACTTATCTGTCCAAGGTTAGTAGTGAGGACTTTAGTCCTTTCTTTGATGCGGACTAAAGTCCTCACTACGAACCTGAATGGAATTAAAGCTCGAACTTGCGCACGGCATCGTTGTAAAGATGAATAGCTAAATCGCGCAGGATTTGTTCATTCTCAATCTGACTTCCTAACTTCTGTTTAGCAGAGTTGATGCAAATCTGCATCAACTCTGCGGAACTTTCGACATAAAGTGCGATCGCCTTTTGCTGTTGTTCAAAACTAACCTCGACTTCCCCCAGCATTGGTACCGATTGATAATTAGCCGATTGATCTAAATTAACTCCCATTTTTTCCTGCTTTTTCCTTTGCAATTCCTCCGAAAAACCAGAAGCAATTATGCCCGCCGGCAGTGCAAAAATCCCTATCCCCAAAAAAGCTAATATTGCTCCTAAAAATTTGCCTAAAGGAGTGATCGGATAAATATCGCCGTAACCGACAGTAGTTAATGTCACAACTCCCCACCACATGGCATCTGGAATGCTGCCAAAAGCTTTTGGATGCGCTTCGTATTCAACAAAATACATGACGCTAGACGCAAATATTAACAGAATAAAAACTGCAAAAGCAGTGGCGATTAGCTCCTCTTTTTTTCCGTATAATACTGCTCCCAGAGTTCGGACAGACTCTGAATATCTGCTCATCTTTAGCAATCGCAACAAACGCACTAAACGAATTAAATTAACGAAGCTTAAACCGGGGAAAAGCAGCAAAGCGTAAAATGGTAAAATTGAAATTAAATCGATTAGACTTAGCGGCGTCAAAGCGTATTTTAATCTTCCCCAAAGTGGGTGAGTGAATCTGCGATCGATGGTACACACCCACAGCCTCAAAACATATTCTAGTGTGAATACTAACGATGAAATGATTTCGATGTTTTCCAAGATCGTTTTATGTTCTAGGAACAAGCTTGGTGAAGTAGAAGCAATAAAAGCTGCAACGTTTATCAGTGTCAAAAAAATAATAATAACGTCATCGGCTAAACTGTAGAAATTGCTGCTTTCTGAGGATTCTAAAATTTCATAAATTATTGGTCTGAGTTGTGGACGCATCGGTTGTTCTCCTGAAAATTTAGTAATTAATGGTCGCGTGCGCTTTACTATAGTTTAAGAAGTTTTATTCAAAAAGTCAGCAGGATTTGCGATCGAGCTAAAAATCGGGTTGCTTCAGAGATGCTATCGTTGCGAAACCCCATATTTCTAAGGGAAACGGGGTTTTTTATAGGCAATGGACTTGTGGTAAGGAAAGAGAGTTAATCTGGAAAGAATTGCCAACTATTACTGGATTTGCAGGCAAAAATTATGAAGGTAGCCGTATTTAGTACCAAATCTTACGATCGCACTTTTCTGACAGCAGCCAACGACGGCCAACACGAGTTGGTGTTTTTTGAACCGCGCTTGAACCTGGAAACGAGCGTTTTAGCTGCGGGATTTCCGGTCGTCTGCGCCTTCGTTAACGACTCTTTGGACGCAAAAACGCTGGGGGCGATCGCCCAAAATGGGGTGCGCTTGTTGGCGCTGCGATCGGCCGGATTCAACCACGTCGATTTAGCAGCAGCCCGCGATTTAGGCTTAACTCTTGTCCGAGTTCCGGCTTATTCTCCCTACGCCGTCGCCGAACACGCCGTCGCCATGATTTTGTCGCTCAACCGCAAAATCCACCGCGCCTACAACCGCGTCCGCGAAGGCAATTTTGCCTTAGACGGCTTGTTGGGTTTTGACCTCCACGCTAAAACGGTGGGCATCGTCGGGACTGGCAAAATAGGCGCCCTGACTGCCAAAATTCTGCACGGATTCGGGTGTCGCCTGCTGGGATACGATGTTTCGCCAAATCCAGATTGTCAAGCCCTGGGGATGGAATACATGGCGCTCCCGGAACTGTTGGCTGCTTGTGATATTGTTAGCCTCCACTGTCCGCTGATACCAGAAACTTATCATTTAATCGGTGCAGAGGCGATCGAGCAAATGAAACCGGGGATGATGTTGATCAATACCAGCCGCGGTCAGTTGATTGACACTAAAGCTGTTACCAAAGGGCTCAAGTCTGGTAAAATTGGCTATCTCGGGCTAGATGTTTACGAACAAGAGACGGATCTGTTTTTTGAAGATTTGTCAAATCAGGTGATTCAAGACGACGTGTTTCAGCGCTTGCTGACTTTCCCCAACGTCCTGATTACGGGACATCAAGCTTTTTTCACCGAGGAAGCGTTGCAAAATATCGCCGAAACCACGATCGGCAATATCACCGATTTTGAACGAGGGCGTACTTCTGGCAATCAAATCGACCTCGATCGATTGAAAAAATGAGTCAAAAGAGCGATTTGTCAGCGGGGGGAATTGTTTAGAATCAAGTCAGATCGTTATTTTTGCTTGCCATTGGTGAAGCTCTGCCTTAATCTCATCAATTAGCCCCAGCAGCCAGAATGCTGTGCTAATTGCCAGATAACTATACTGGCAGTAACTCAAAGCGTGCAACTTTACTTGACAACCGAGGAATTATCCCATGACACAAGCTAACTTTTCTGACGACACGCAAACCATCACTGAAGTTGTGACAGTAGACCTAGTGAGCGACAAGCCTGGGGTCATAACTACAATCACAACCTCAGAAACACCAGCGAGCCAGTTCGAAGATATTAAAGACCAAATTCTCACAATTTTGTCGGAACTTCCAGCTTATCTCTCAAACTTTTTTACTGAATATCAAAAACCTCTGGTAACTATTGGTTTAATCCTGGCAGGCGGTGTCAGTATCA includes the following:
- a CDS encoding energy-coupling factor ABC transporter permease, giving the protein MHIPDGFLSPPVAIATGIASAAVIAVALNRTRASLGLRQAPIMGLTTAFVFAAQMINFPVAGGTSGHLLGGALASVVLGNPWAATLAMSTVFIIQSILFADGGITALGANIFNMGLVGIWVGWWLLQPLQQLLGGSRNRLPLAAGIAAALSVVAASVCCAIELAISGTVPLNIALPAMVGVHILIGIGEGVITGGVLTYLVKVRPDLLPGEKPQLQKWLAPVVGVLLISGVLSLFASSWPDGLDSVAEKYGFKDKESAAIENPTPLADYKVKGLEEQPIGTSIAGLLGSAVSFGAAFGIAQLVKPKDV
- a CDS encoding ABC transporter ATP-binding protein, whose translation is MTDLKVTTTIEVQDLVFGYPQQKPVLQGISFTLKPGERVALLGLTGAGKSTLLENLIGLKMPQSGEVRVQGTKLEQATLSQARRQIGFCFQDANDQLFMPTILEDVMFGPRNYGVPLGVARDRALALLDEFGLVEFANRSAHELSGGQRRLAALAAILALEPAILILDEPTNGLDPSWRRHLAKVLSQLPIEVILIASHDLNWIGKTTQRALILADGQIRVDEQTQELLKDKSTLEHYNLPPDW
- a CDS encoding ion transporter; amino-acid sequence: MRPQLRPIIYEILESSESSNFYSLADDVIIIFLTLINVAAFIASTSPSLFLEHKTILENIEIISSLVFTLEYVLRLWVCTIDRRFTHPLWGRLKYALTPLSLIDLISILPFYALLLFPGLSFVNLIRLVRLLRLLKMSRYSESVRTLGAVLYGKKEELIATAFAVFILLIFASSVMYFVEYEAHPKAFGSIPDAMWWGVVTLTTVGYGDIYPITPLGKFLGAILAFLGIGIFALPAGIIASGFSEELQRKKQEKMGVNLDQSANYQSVPMLGEVEVSFEQQQKAIALYVESSAELMQICINSAKQKLGSQIENEQILRDLAIHLYNDAVRKFEL
- a CDS encoding CAAD domain-containing protein, translated to MTQANFSDDTQTITEVVTVDLVSDKPGVITTITTSETPASQFEDIKDQILTILSELPAYLSNFFTEYQKPLVTIGLILAGGVSIKVMLGVLEALNDVPLVAPFFELIGMGYTGWFVYRYMLKASTRQELLTEIDSFKEQVIGQNS
- a CDS encoding energy-coupling factor transporter transmembrane protein EcfT, whose product is MSKLSIPFRLRLSLTIVIGIGFMKTGAWLWLGIYGAIALLWSFWLRAPLRTLAQLLGAELLFLSLLVLPQGWERASFLLLRSLICLLIMNSFLLTLPPHSFGIALKGLPLPAGLQEIVLLAGQYLEILLAEVNRMKRSAQLRGLSGTGGWLRYASASMIGALYLRSLDRAERVHAAMMIRGYQGSLPTDSKSTPKERLWVTLAILTAAGLTIASYSNWA
- a CDS encoding 2-hydroxyacid dehydrogenase — encoded protein: MKVAVFSTKSYDRTFLTAANDGQHELVFFEPRLNLETSVLAAGFPVVCAFVNDSLDAKTLGAIAQNGVRLLALRSAGFNHVDLAAARDLGLTLVRVPAYSPYAVAEHAVAMILSLNRKIHRAYNRVREGNFALDGLLGFDLHAKTVGIVGTGKIGALTAKILHGFGCRLLGYDVSPNPDCQALGMEYMALPELLAACDIVSLHCPLIPETYHLIGAEAIEQMKPGMMLINTSRGQLIDTKAVTKGLKSGKIGYLGLDVYEQETDLFFEDLSNQVIQDDVFQRLLTFPNVLITGHQAFFTEEALQNIAETTIGNITDFERGRTSGNQIDLDRLKK